The Waddliaceae bacterium genomic sequence GCTTGTACAATATACGCAGCCAGTCATCAAAGAGATCAAGAAACCTTTTATAGCGTGTTATGCTATAGGATTGGTTTTTCTTATCATAGACGGTTTTATCGGCGGTCTTACCATGGTCTCTATCATGAATATTATCGTATTGGCTATTGCTTCAGGTGTGTTTTATAAGAGCTCGAAAGCATGAGAAAGAATTTTCGTCTTATCATGGGGAAGAACTGCATCTCCGAAGTCCTGAGGGCGTCCCCTTCTCGCATTGTTGAGGTATATACATCGCAGAAGTCCGACGATGCTTTATATCGTGAGCTTATCAAGAAAAAGATTCGCGTCAAAGAGGTCCCCAAGCGCGATCTTGGGTCTTTGGTGAATTCTGATTCTCACCAGTCATACGTTGCTGCCGTCAAAGAGCGTGGGCAACCGGCTCTCAAGGATTTTTTGGTGAGCTCTCGCGATGCTGATAAGAACCTTGTTGTCATGCTTGACTCTATCTACGACCCGCAGAATTTGGGAGCGATATTACGTTCTTGTGAATGTTTTGGTGTCGATCTTGTCATATATTCCAAGAACCGCGGCACCGACATCACCCCTGTTGCTACGAAGACTAGCGCTGGCGCTTCTGAGCTCGTTGATATCGCCAAGGTATCGAATCTTGCCGAGACTATTAGGGCCTTCAAAAAAGAAG encodes the following:
- the rlmB gene encoding 23S rRNA (guanosine(2251)-2'-O)-methyltransferase RlmB, translating into MRKNFRLIMGKNCISEVLRASPSRIVEVYTSQKSDDALYRELIKKKIRVKEVPKRDLGSLVNSDSHQSYVAAVKERGQPALKDFLVSSRDADKNLVVMLDSIYDPQNLGAILRSCECFGVDLVIYSKNRGTDITPVATKTSAGASELVDIAKVSNLAETIRAFKKEDFWVVCAEAGEESSSLYGFDFPDKTLLVLGSEGKGIQPIISKNADFRVYIPMLGNIDSLNVSQAAAVFLNSYRNN